In one Nocardia tengchongensis genomic region, the following are encoded:
- a CDS encoding MaoC family dehydratase, which translates to MMSQTITLSEVPKNGGLFVKAALGALPVPGLSARKPTLPDRSVRLEGFRVNPDHLAAYCRATGLRFSDSLPLTYPFVLSFPLAMQLVVARDFPFVAVGAVHAENVIERTRAISVAEPLDFETHIENLREHPKGLLVDAITEVSVGRELVWRQVTTFLHQQRTSLSGGPKPEPKPDEVPPAPLRTLRVDQKMISRYAAASGDHNPIHTSALGAKAFGFPKPIAHGMWSAAAILGAIEGRIPEQTTYAVKFGKPILLPSTVNVYADQASGGWDLSLKNPKKGYPHLTATLR; encoded by the coding sequence ATGATGTCGCAGACCATCACCCTGTCCGAGGTGCCGAAGAACGGCGGCCTGTTCGTCAAGGCCGCTCTCGGCGCGCTGCCGGTGCCGGGACTCTCGGCCCGCAAGCCGACCCTGCCCGACCGCAGCGTCCGGCTCGAGGGCTTCCGGGTGAACCCGGATCACCTGGCCGCCTACTGCCGGGCCACCGGGCTGCGCTTCAGCGACTCGCTGCCGCTGACCTACCCGTTCGTGCTCAGCTTCCCGCTGGCCATGCAGCTGGTCGTCGCCCGCGACTTCCCGTTCGTGGCGGTCGGCGCGGTGCACGCGGAGAACGTCATCGAGCGCACCCGCGCCATCTCGGTGGCCGAGCCGCTGGACTTCGAGACCCACATCGAAAACCTGCGCGAGCACCCGAAGGGCCTGCTCGTGGACGCGATCACCGAGGTGAGCGTCGGCCGTGAGCTGGTGTGGCGTCAGGTCACCACCTTCCTGCACCAGCAGCGCACCTCGCTGTCCGGCGGCCCCAAGCCCGAACCCAAGCCGGACGAGGTGCCGCCCGCGCCGCTGCGCACGCTGCGGGTCGATCAGAAGATGATCAGCCGCTACGCCGCCGCCTCGGGCGACCACAACCCGATCCACACGTCCGCCCTGGGCGCCAAGGCCTTCGGATTCCCGAAGCCCATCGCCCACGGCATGTGGTCGGCGGCCGCCATTCTCGGCGCGATCGAGGGCCGGATCCCCGAGCAGACCACGTACGCGGTGAAATTCGGCAAGCCGATCCTGCTGCCGTCCACCGTGAACGTGTACGCCGACCAGGCGTCCGGTGGGTGGGACTTGTCCTTGAAGAACCCGAAGAAGGGCTACCCGCACCTGACGGCTACGCTGCGCTGA
- a CDS encoding alpha/beta family hydrolase, which yields MRIETSAGPAEVEIDRRGRSKPGFLLVLTHGSGGGVDAKDLLAVRDSAVAMGGAVALVTQPYRVAGRRAPGKADVQDAAWLEIIAALRKKVRGVPVIQGGRSNGARVACRTAREVGARGVVALSFPLHPPGKPEKSRRDELLAPGDIEVVVVNGARDPFGIPDAADATEVHVIAGHAHSYRAGFEEIVATLEPWLERWSAQ from the coding sequence ATGCGGATCGAGACGAGTGCCGGACCGGCGGAGGTGGAGATCGACCGGCGGGGCCGGAGCAAGCCCGGATTCCTGCTGGTGCTCACCCACGGCTCCGGCGGCGGGGTCGATGCGAAAGATTTGCTGGCCGTACGGGATTCGGCCGTCGCGATGGGCGGCGCGGTGGCATTGGTGACCCAGCCGTACCGCGTCGCGGGCCGCCGCGCCCCCGGCAAGGCCGACGTACAGGACGCGGCCTGGCTGGAAATCATTGCGGCCCTGCGGAAGAAGGTGCGCGGCGTCCCCGTGATCCAGGGCGGGCGCAGCAATGGTGCGCGCGTGGCGTGCCGGACCGCCCGCGAGGTCGGGGCCCGCGGCGTGGTCGCGCTCTCGTTCCCCCTGCATCCGCCGGGTAAGCCGGAGAAGTCACGCCGCGACGAACTGCTCGCGCCCGGCGATATCGAGGTCGTCGTGGTCAACGGCGCGCGCGATCCCTTCGGCATTCCGGACGCCGCCGACGCGACCGAGGTGCATGTCATTGCGGGACATGCGCATTCGTATCGCGCGGGCTTCGAGGAGATCGTCGCGACGCTCGAGCCGTGGCTGGAGCGCTGGTCCGCTCAGTAG
- a CDS encoding acyl-CoA dehydrogenase, translating to MGHYKSNVRDLEFNLFEFLGIQQLLDAGAYGDLDADTVKEMLSEVRRLAEGPLAESFADADRNPPVFNPDTHTVTLPESFKKSYRALEDGGWSKVPVREELGGLGAPSVVGWALGEMVLGANPAAQMYAAGAGFAQVFYNNGTDEQKKWAQKIADRNWGATMVLTEPDAGSDVGAGRTKAVQQEDGTWHIEGVKRFITSGDSDDLFENIMHLVLARPEGAGPGTKGLSLFYVPKFHFDFDTDTLGERNGVFVTNVEHKMGIKVSATCEVTFGGHGVPAKGWLVGEVHNGIAQMFDVIENARMMVGTKAIATLSTGYLNALDYAKTRVQGADLTQMTDKAAPRVTITHHPDVRRSLAMQKAYAEGLRAVYLYTAAHQNADVAELVSGADKDTAFRVNDLLLPIVKGVGSERAYQYLTDSLQTFGGSGFLQDYPIEQYIRDAKIDSLYEGTTAIQAQDFFFRKIARDRGVALAHVAGQIQKFIEREGGNGRLKAERKLLATALEDVQGMAATLTGHLMGAQQDPKELYKVGLGSVRFLLAVGDLIIGWLLLAQAEVAINALDNGSNEPFYQGKIATAQFFARNVLPELTSVRTVLSNLDNDIMELDEAAF from the coding sequence ATGGGTCACTACAAGAGCAACGTTCGCGATCTCGAGTTCAACCTCTTCGAGTTCCTGGGCATTCAGCAGCTGCTCGACGCGGGCGCCTACGGCGACCTCGACGCCGACACCGTCAAGGAAATGCTGAGCGAGGTCCGTCGCCTGGCCGAGGGCCCGCTGGCCGAGTCCTTCGCCGATGCCGACCGCAACCCGCCGGTGTTCAACCCCGACACCCACACGGTCACCCTCCCCGAATCCTTCAAGAAGTCCTACCGCGCCCTCGAGGACGGCGGCTGGTCCAAGGTTCCGGTCCGCGAGGAGCTCGGCGGCCTCGGCGCCCCGTCCGTCGTCGGCTGGGCCCTGGGCGAGATGGTGCTCGGCGCCAACCCGGCCGCTCAGATGTACGCCGCCGGTGCGGGTTTCGCGCAGGTCTTCTACAACAACGGCACCGATGAGCAGAAGAAGTGGGCTCAGAAGATCGCCGACCGCAACTGGGGCGCCACCATGGTGCTGACCGAGCCCGACGCGGGCTCCGACGTCGGCGCCGGCCGCACCAAGGCGGTCCAGCAGGAAGACGGCACCTGGCACATCGAGGGCGTCAAGCGCTTCATCACCTCGGGCGACTCCGACGACCTGTTCGAGAACATCATGCACCTGGTGCTGGCCCGCCCCGAGGGCGCCGGCCCGGGCACCAAGGGTCTGTCGCTGTTCTACGTGCCCAAGTTCCACTTCGACTTCGACACCGACACCCTCGGTGAGCGCAACGGCGTGTTCGTCACCAACGTCGAGCACAAGATGGGCATCAAGGTCTCGGCCACCTGTGAGGTCACCTTCGGCGGCCACGGCGTACCCGCCAAGGGCTGGCTGGTCGGCGAGGTCCACAACGGCATCGCGCAGATGTTCGACGTCATCGAGAACGCTCGAATGATGGTGGGCACCAAGGCCATCGCCACCCTGTCGACCGGTTACCTGAACGCGCTGGACTACGCCAAGACCCGCGTGCAGGGCGCCGACCTGACCCAGATGACCGACAAGGCCGCCCCGCGCGTCACCATCACCCACCACCCGGACGTGCGTCGTTCGCTGGCCATGCAGAAGGCGTACGCCGAGGGCCTGCGCGCCGTGTACCTGTACACCGCCGCGCACCAGAACGCCGATGTCGCCGAGCTGGTCTCGGGCGCCGACAAGGACACCGCGTTCCGCGTCAACGACCTGCTGCTGCCGATCGTCAAGGGTGTCGGCTCCGAGCGCGCCTACCAGTACCTGACCGACTCGCTGCAGACCTTCGGTGGCTCCGGCTTCCTGCAGGACTACCCGATCGAGCAGTACATCCGCGACGCCAAGATCGACTCGCTGTACGAGGGCACCACCGCCATCCAGGCGCAGGACTTCTTCTTCCGCAAGATCGCCCGCGACCGCGGTGTGGCGCTGGCCCACGTGGCCGGCCAGATCCAGAAGTTCATCGAGCGCGAGGGTGGCAACGGCCGCCTGAAGGCCGAGCGCAAGCTGCTCGCCACCGCCCTCGAGGACGTGCAGGGCATGGCCGCCACCCTGACCGGGCACCTGATGGGCGCCCAGCAGGACCCGAAGGAGCTCTACAAGGTCGGCCTGGGTTCGGTCCGCTTCCTGCTGGCCGTCGGCGACCTGATCATCGGCTGGCTGCTGCTGGCCCAGGCCGAGGTCGCCATCAACGCCCTCGACAACGGTTCGAACGAGCCCTTCTACCAGGGCAAGATCGCCACCGCGCAGTTCTTCGCCCGCAACGTGCTCCCGGAGCTGACCTCGGTCCGCACCGTCCTGTCCAACCTGGACAACGACATCATGGAGCTCGACGAAGCTGCCTTCTGA
- a CDS encoding bifunctional 2-polyprenyl-6-hydroxyphenol methylase/3-demethylubiquinol 3-O-methyltransferase UbiG, with product MDAAAWDEHYAATELVWGAPPNDTVVEQVFGLERRVPVGGFGIGEARPELPRVLDLGCGEGRNTLWLATHGWQVDAVDFSQTGIDKGRTVAARLSRSVRGRIRWVHADVTALDRAGITGPYELILVAFLHLPAAERRALLLRATEMLSPEGTLLVIGNDTLNLVEGYGGEQDPALTFTPADILADLAPAEPNIRVRIADRVHRPTEDRDAIDALVVATRPPLDAPEEPLALEVPQPPALDHY from the coding sequence ATGGACGCCGCCGCATGGGACGAGCACTACGCCGCCACCGAACTGGTGTGGGGCGCGCCGCCCAACGACACCGTGGTCGAGCAGGTCTTCGGGCTGGAACGCCGGGTGCCGGTCGGCGGGTTCGGGATCGGCGAGGCGCGGCCGGAGCTGCCGCGGGTGCTGGACCTGGGCTGCGGGGAGGGCCGCAACACGCTGTGGCTGGCCACCCACGGCTGGCAGGTGGACGCGGTCGACTTCTCCCAGACCGGCATCGACAAGGGCCGCACCGTCGCCGCACGGCTGTCCCGCTCGGTGCGCGGCCGTATCCGCTGGGTCCACGCCGACGTCACCGCCCTGGACCGCGCGGGCATCACCGGCCCGTACGAACTGATCCTGGTCGCCTTCCTGCACCTGCCCGCCGCGGAACGCCGCGCGCTGCTGCTGCGCGCCACCGAGATGCTCTCCCCCGAGGGCACCCTGCTGGTCATCGGCAACGACACCCTCAATCTGGTCGAAGGCTATGGCGGCGAACAGGATCCGGCCCTGACCTTCACCCCCGCCGACATCCTCGCCGATCTGGCCCCCGCCGAACCGAACATCCGCGTCCGCATCGCCGACCGGGTGCACCGCCCCACCGAGGACCGCGACGCCATCGATGCCCTGGTGGTCGCCACCCGGCCGCCGCTCGACGCCCCGGAGGAACCGCTCGCCCTCGAGGTTCCCCAGCCCCCGGCGCTGGATCACTACTGA
- a CDS encoding glycoside hydrolase family 3 N-terminal domain-containing protein: protein MRLAPGIVVAVTALALTACSSGKDSTDAAPSSSAAPSSTTVDAPPSTTPKPQDCAAGYLSQFTLRQKLAQLLTVGVTGEADAENVVKTEQIGGIFIGSWTDKAMLAQHQVDGAQQASRIPLMVTIDEEGGRVSRAKDLIGVAPSSRVIAQTMSPDEFYTFSLDRAKKLKALGVTVDFAPDVDVSSQPDDSVIGDRSFSDDPDVVTQYAGAQIRAMKEAGLGSVIKHFPGHGSGSGDSHTGAVRTPPLDQLQTKDLVPYRGLVDSGAAVMVGHLDVPGLTTPNVPASISPEAMALLRQGTGYGAAPFEGVIFTDDLGGMAAITNRMSIEDAVEAALIAGADNALWITTDAVPKVLDRLVTAVNSGRLPGSQVDASVLRMAKFKGSAPHC from the coding sequence ATGCGCCTTGCACCGGGGATCGTAGTCGCGGTAACTGCCCTCGCCCTGACCGCCTGTTCGAGCGGTAAGGACTCCACTGACGCGGCGCCGAGCAGCAGCGCAGCGCCGAGCAGCACCACCGTCGACGCACCGCCGTCGACGACGCCGAAACCGCAGGACTGCGCGGCCGGCTACCTCTCCCAGTTCACGCTGCGGCAGAAGCTGGCACAGCTGCTGACCGTCGGTGTCACCGGTGAGGCCGACGCCGAGAACGTGGTGAAGACCGAGCAGATCGGCGGCATCTTCATCGGCAGCTGGACCGACAAGGCCATGCTGGCGCAGCATCAGGTGGATGGGGCGCAGCAGGCGTCGCGGATCCCGCTGATGGTGACCATCGACGAGGAGGGCGGCCGGGTCTCGCGGGCCAAGGACCTGATCGGGGTCGCGCCCTCTTCCCGGGTGATCGCCCAGACCATGAGCCCGGACGAGTTCTACACCTTCAGTCTGGACCGCGCGAAGAAGCTGAAGGCGCTGGGCGTGACGGTGGACTTCGCACCCGATGTGGACGTGAGCAGCCAGCCCGACGACTCGGTGATCGGCGACCGCTCCTTCTCCGACGATCCGGACGTGGTGACGCAGTACGCGGGCGCGCAGATCCGGGCGATGAAGGAGGCCGGACTGGGCAGCGTGATCAAGCATTTCCCGGGTCACGGCTCGGGTTCGGGCGACTCGCACACCGGCGCGGTGCGCACACCGCCGCTGGATCAGCTGCAGACCAAGGACCTGGTGCCGTACCGCGGCCTGGTGGATTCGGGCGCCGCGGTGATGGTCGGGCACCTGGACGTGCCCGGACTGACCACCCCGAATGTGCCGGCCAGTATCAGCCCGGAGGCGATGGCGCTACTGCGCCAGGGCACCGGTTACGGCGCAGCACCCTTCGAAGGTGTCATCTTCACCGATGATCTGGGCGGCATGGCCGCGATCACCAATCGGATGAGCATCGAGGACGCGGTGGAGGCCGCCCTGATCGCGGGGGCCGACAATGCCCTGTGGATCACCACGGACGCGGTGCCGAAGGTGCTGGACCGGCTGGTGACCGCGGTGAACAGTGGCCGCTTACCGGGATCCCAGGTGGATGCCTCGGTATTGCGCATGGCAAAGTTCAAGGGCTCCGCGCCGCACTGCTGA
- a CDS encoding VanW family protein: protein MDRQLEALRANDRRPVEGGIAFEGAQPVAVRPVPGLTLDAAAARTVLTENWSGGSTLELPMVQTPAKVSADSVDRTLQLVAEPAVRAPITFSGQGGDATVEPEQIASALSFHPDGQGGLALSINHDVLIAVLAPQLQATETKPQDASFDLTGTRPSVRPAIAGLLVDWDKTLEGLPAVLTSPGMRVEPVVYKEVQPKLSTEDAGKLGITEVVGSFTTGGFSGPSGVNIGVVARKVNGALVRPGETFSLNGFTGTRGLAEGYVESGIINNGRPANAVGGGISQFATTLYNAAYFAGLEDAGHTEHSYYISRYPAAREATVFDGAIDLKFRNNTPYGVIVDASADNSNVTVRMWSTKTVEVESITGDRSKYTDPQTITLPAGKDCVPSSGGTGFTTSDTRVIRDAKSGKEISRNTRTVKYDPIPVVRCQ from the coding sequence ATGGACCGGCAACTGGAAGCCCTGCGCGCCAATGATCGGCGGCCGGTCGAGGGCGGCATCGCCTTCGAGGGCGCGCAGCCCGTCGCCGTTCGCCCGGTGCCCGGACTCACGCTCGATGCCGCGGCCGCCCGCACCGTCCTCACCGAAAACTGGTCCGGCGGTTCGACACTGGAACTGCCTATGGTGCAGACCCCTGCGAAGGTGAGCGCCGACAGCGTCGACCGCACCCTGCAACTGGTCGCGGAACCGGCGGTGCGCGCCCCGATCACCTTCAGCGGTCAGGGCGGCGACGCCACCGTGGAGCCGGAGCAGATCGCGAGCGCCCTCTCCTTTCATCCGGACGGCCAAGGCGGACTGGCCCTTTCGATCAACCACGACGTCCTGATCGCGGTGCTCGCCCCGCAGTTGCAGGCCACCGAGACCAAGCCGCAGGACGCGAGCTTCGACCTGACCGGAACCCGCCCGAGCGTGCGGCCCGCCATCGCCGGACTGCTGGTCGACTGGGACAAGACCCTGGAAGGTCTTCCCGCCGTGCTGACTTCGCCCGGTATGCGGGTCGAGCCGGTGGTCTACAAAGAGGTTCAGCCCAAGCTGAGCACCGAGGACGCGGGCAAGCTGGGCATCACCGAGGTGGTCGGGTCCTTCACCACCGGCGGCTTCAGCGGACCGTCCGGGGTGAACATCGGCGTGGTCGCCCGCAAGGTGAACGGCGCGCTGGTGCGGCCCGGAGAGACGTTCTCGCTCAACGGCTTCACCGGCACCCGCGGCCTCGCCGAGGGCTATGTCGAATCCGGCATCATCAACAACGGCCGCCCGGCCAACGCCGTCGGCGGCGGCATCTCCCAGTTCGCGACCACCCTCTACAACGCCGCCTACTTCGCGGGCCTGGAGGACGCGGGGCACACCGAGCACAGCTACTACATCTCCCGCTACCCGGCCGCCCGCGAGGCCACGGTCTTCGACGGGGCGATCGACCTGAAGTTCCGCAACAACACGCCCTACGGCGTGATCGTCGACGCCTCGGCCGACAACTCGAACGTCACGGTCCGGATGTGGAGCACCAAGACCGTCGAGGTCGAATCGATCACCGGGGACCGCTCCAAATACACCGACCCCCAGACGATCACGCTCCCCGCGGGCAAGGACTGCGTCCCGTCCAGCGGCGGCACCGGCTTCACCACCTCCGACACCCGCGTCATCCGTGATGCCAAGTCGGGCAAGGAGATCTCGCGCAACACCCGCACCGTGAAATACGACCCGATCCCGGTCGTGCGGTGCCAGTGA
- a CDS encoding DUF5685 family protein, translated as MFGLLKPCAHSAARHGIDPSAWQAHMCGLCLGLRDGHGQLARAATNTDAIVLEILTEAQQSQPSDRTAAGPCPLRGMRRADVVAADAPGVRLAATASLLLGAAKIRDHVDDGDAHRLARRPLTRVSTRWHAGARAAAAPLGLEVEPLLAAIESQVRLENSPRSSLAELTGPTQLCAAELFVHTAILADRPENAGALREAGWHFGRIAHLADALEDLDADRAAGRFNPLLATGTTPAQAHALVRESNSLLRAALTRVALDRTATVRWILLDPLGGVVNRLGRAAGAAHACGTRACGGGAAEKSPASTVTALAETRPGLFEGGDHAGSHRRSPAASFTPQPGLDPLGPGLSPDKRPSLLEGLGIICTQYCTGYACCAEHTGPCSGRRKEPWMNCCDSCDGCGCGDCDCDCGDCCDCDCDCCDCGGCDCSC; from the coding sequence GTGTTCGGGCTGTTGAAGCCGTGCGCGCACAGTGCGGCACGGCACGGTATCGATCCCTCCGCGTGGCAGGCCCATATGTGCGGCCTGTGCCTGGGCCTGCGTGACGGGCACGGTCAACTGGCCCGCGCGGCCACCAACACCGATGCCATCGTGCTCGAAATCCTCACCGAGGCACAGCAATCCCAGCCGTCCGACCGCACCGCCGCCGGCCCCTGCCCGCTGCGCGGCATGCGGCGGGCCGACGTGGTCGCCGCCGACGCGCCGGGCGTGCGGCTGGCCGCCACCGCCTCACTCCTGCTGGGCGCGGCCAAGATTCGCGACCACGTGGACGACGGCGACGCCCACCGGCTGGCCCGCCGCCCGCTCACCCGCGTCTCCACCCGCTGGCACGCCGGGGCCCGCGCCGCCGCCGCACCCCTCGGCCTCGAGGTCGAACCCCTGCTCGCGGCCATCGAATCGCAAGTCCGGCTGGAGAATTCCCCCCGCAGCTCGCTCGCGGAGCTGACCGGACCGACCCAGCTCTGCGCCGCGGAACTGTTCGTGCACACCGCGATCCTGGCCGATCGCCCCGAGAATGCCGGTGCGCTGCGGGAAGCGGGATGGCATTTCGGTCGCATCGCCCATCTCGCCGACGCCCTCGAGGACCTCGACGCCGACCGGGCCGCCGGTCGGTTCAACCCGCTGCTCGCCACCGGCACCACGCCGGCGCAGGCGCATGCCCTGGTGCGCGAATCGAATTCGCTGCTGCGCGCCGCCCTCACCCGGGTCGCGCTGGACCGCACCGCGACGGTTCGCTGGATCCTGCTGGATCCGCTCGGCGGCGTGGTCAACCGGCTGGGCCGGGCGGCGGGCGCCGCCCACGCGTGCGGCACGCGCGCCTGTGGTGGAGGCGCCGCAGAGAAGTCACCGGCATCGACGGTCACCGCACTGGCCGAGACTCGTCCGGGTCTGTTCGAAGGCGGCGATCACGCCGGATCACACCGGCGTTCCCCCGCCGCGTCCTTCACGCCGCAGCCGGGACTGGATCCGCTCGGACCGGGCCTGTCCCCCGACAAACGGCCGAGCCTGCTCGAAGGGCTGGGGATCATCTGCACCCAGTACTGCACCGGGTACGCGTGCTGCGCGGAGCACACCGGCCCGTGCAGCGGCCGCCGCAAAGAGCCGTGGATGAACTGCTGCGACAGTTGCGACGGCTGCGGCTGCGGCGACTGCGACTGCGATTGCGGTGACTGCTGCGACTGTGACTGCGACTGCTGCGATTGCGGCGGCTGCGACTGCAGCTGCTGA
- a CDS encoding TetR/AcrR family transcriptional regulator → MAGGTKRLPRAVREQQMLDAAVEVFSRKGYHDTSMDAIAAEAKISKPMLYLYYGSKDELFRACILRESARFIEAVAVAGNPKLTPHEQLRAGLEAFLAYVDQNRLSWQVLYRQALGQQPFASEIANSRDRVIELTAKLLESSAKYAEPGTNFEVVSVAVIARGEAIADRVASGQIDMDVAVDLLDDLAWRGLSGNKKKAEPA, encoded by the coding sequence ATGGCAGGCGGAACGAAACGGCTTCCTCGCGCGGTGCGCGAGCAGCAGATGCTCGACGCCGCCGTGGAGGTCTTCTCGCGCAAGGGGTATCACGACACCTCGATGGACGCGATCGCCGCCGAGGCGAAGATCTCCAAGCCGATGCTGTACCTCTACTACGGCTCCAAGGACGAACTCTTCCGCGCCTGCATCCTGCGCGAGAGCGCGCGATTCATCGAAGCGGTCGCGGTGGCGGGCAATCCCAAGCTCACCCCGCACGAGCAGCTGCGCGCGGGCCTGGAGGCGTTCCTCGCCTACGTGGACCAGAACCGGCTGTCCTGGCAGGTCCTCTACCGGCAGGCGCTCGGCCAGCAGCCGTTCGCCTCGGAGATCGCCAACAGTCGCGACCGGGTCATCGAGCTCACCGCGAAACTGCTCGAGTCCAGCGCCAAGTACGCCGAACCGGGCACCAACTTCGAGGTGGTGTCGGTAGCCGTGATCGCGCGCGGCGAGGCCATCGCGGACCGGGTCGCCAGCGGGCAGATCGACATGGACGTGGCCGTCGACCTGCTCGACGATCTGGCCTGGCGCGGCCTGTCCGGCAACAAGAAGAAGGCCGAACCCGCCTGA
- a CDS encoding 3-oxoacyl-ACP reductase: MAASKSKGAPNLYGSFVHSAPGAFLASKLGLPQPESLRRYKAGEPAPPGPVLLGGKGRVADAVRNLLGDYTFVDAVTPGVKFGALVFDATGIKTIEELQELFEFFQPAMRSIAASGRVLVIGTTPELAGSVDGQIAQRALEGFTRSVGKELLRGATSNLVYLHPEAATAATGLESTLRFVLSGKSAFVDGQVFRVGNDDAVAPASWDKPLEGKVAVVTGAARGIGATIAEVFARDGATVIVADIPAAGEALSETANKVGATALALDVTAADAAEKLAAFATERFGGIDIVVHNAGITRDKLLANMDEGRWSSVINVNLAAPHRITEGLVAAGALRAGGRVIDVSSIAGIAGNRGQTNYGASKAGVIGMVNAEAPKLAEKGITINAVAPGFIETAMTAAIPLATREGGRLLSSLLQGGQTVDVAETIAYFASPASNAVNGNIVRVCGQAMIGA, translated from the coding sequence GTGGCTGCCAGCAAGAGCAAGGGCGCTCCCAACCTCTACGGATCTTTCGTTCACTCCGCCCCCGGCGCGTTCCTGGCTTCGAAGCTGGGCCTGCCGCAGCCGGAATCGCTGCGTCGCTACAAGGCCGGCGAGCCCGCCCCTCCCGGCCCGGTGCTGCTGGGCGGCAAGGGCCGCGTCGCCGACGCCGTGCGAAACCTGCTGGGCGACTACACCTTCGTGGACGCGGTCACCCCGGGCGTGAAGTTCGGCGCGCTCGTGTTCGACGCCACCGGCATCAAGACCATCGAAGAGCTGCAGGAGCTGTTCGAGTTCTTCCAGCCCGCCATGCGCAGCATCGCCGCCTCCGGCCGCGTGCTGGTCATCGGCACCACCCCGGAGCTGGCCGGTTCGGTCGACGGGCAGATCGCGCAGCGCGCGCTCGAGGGCTTCACCCGCTCGGTCGGCAAGGAACTGCTGCGCGGCGCCACCTCGAACCTGGTCTACCTGCACCCCGAAGCCGCCACCGCCGCAACGGGTCTGGAGTCCACCCTGCGCTTCGTGCTGTCGGGCAAGTCGGCCTTCGTCGACGGCCAGGTCTTCCGCGTCGGCAACGACGACGCCGTCGCCCCCGCCTCCTGGGACAAGCCGCTCGAGGGCAAGGTCGCCGTGGTCACCGGAGCCGCCCGCGGCATCGGTGCCACCATCGCCGAGGTCTTCGCCCGGGACGGCGCCACCGTGATCGTCGCCGACATCCCGGCCGCCGGTGAGGCGCTGTCGGAGACCGCCAACAAGGTCGGCGCGACCGCCCTGGCCCTGGACGTCACCGCCGCCGACGCCGCCGAGAAGCTGGCCGCCTTCGCCACCGAGCGCTTCGGCGGCATCGACATCGTGGTCCACAACGCCGGCATCACCCGCGACAAGCTGCTCGCCAACATGGACGAGGGTCGCTGGAGCTCGGTCATCAACGTGAACCTGGCCGCGCCGCACCGGATCACCGAGGGCCTGGTCGCCGCGGGCGCGCTGCGCGCCGGCGGCCGCGTCATCGACGTGTCCTCGATCGCGGGCATCGCGGGCAACCGCGGCCAGACCAACTACGGCGCGTCCAAGGCCGGTGTCATCGGCATGGTGAACGCCGAGGCCCCGAAGCTGGCCGAGAAGGGCATCACCATCAACGCGGTGGCCCCCGGCTTCATCGAGACCGCCATGACCGCCGCCATCCCGCTGGCCACCCGCGAGGGCGGCCGCCTGCTGTCCTCCCTGCTGCAGGGCGGTCAGACCGTGGACGTCGCCGAGACCATCGCCTACTTCGCCTCCCCGGCCTCGAACGCGGTGAACGGCAACATCGTTCGCGTCTGCGGCCAGGCCATGATCGGAGCATGA